One Marmota flaviventris isolate mMarFla1 chromosome 17, mMarFla1.hap1, whole genome shotgun sequence genomic window, GAACATCTTCCTAATGGAACTTAATTAGGAATTGAAtgggggaagaaggagaaaggacTGATTGATTCAGGAACCATTGAAGAAAGAGACAAGAAGAGTTGAAATCTGACTGGGTGCAAAAGGATTAGAGTTGTTAAGCCTAAGGGACCTGATGGgtgatatttttcaaatacaagaatgaggaaatcaaagggagatttatttgggaaatattttgaggtCACCTCTGAAACTGAATCTGAGCTAAAATCAAGACATTTGAGTGAACTGCCTTCAGGCAGTTGGGTTTCGATCTCCAGGCATGTGGAGGTGACTATTAGCAGAGGGAATTACCTGGGAGAGGATGGACTTTGTGAGAAAAgtcacaggaagaaaaaagatcAGGGGCTGGATCTTAGGAAATCCCACAACCCACATCACAGCATTCGTGAACACACTCTACCATACCCTAGCTCACCAGACCTTCAACACCACTACCTCTTCCCACTGCTGAAGACATTTATAGCTAAGGAGAACTTACTGTAAATCAGCCTTGACATCAGGCCCACCAGTTATCTCTTTCATTCCTAATCACTGAGAGCTAGGTTTTACAAACCCATTTTACATTGGACacaactgagacacagagaaagcAATGAGTTCATTGAGTGTGAAGTAGTGTGTCCCTGGCCTTCCACTCAGAGCCTCCAGATTCCCATTCAGATATGCACCTACTAGGTGCCAAGATTCACAGGGAATGTTTAAtactaaacccaaaccctaagtaATATACAATATGGACAGAGTTTAGATAGGCAGGCAAATAAAGTATTGTAGAGCCCAACCATGCTCCAGGACAGGTAGAGATAAGGTCTTCCCATAGTCCAAAGGCCTGAGGACAAAATAGCCAGCTTCTGGAAAAGATGGAGACCTTCAGGATCTGGGTTGGGGTGGAGGGTTCACACTATCACACTGACTCTTGTCCCACAGGTGCTGTGTCTGGGAATTGCACTGGTTCGGGAAGCTAATGACTATGACTGCCCGGTGAGATCCCAGTTATGTAGAgatttggccaggcatggtggtgcacacttgtaatccaagGGACTgggtggttgaggcaggaaggATCCCAAgattgaggccatcctcagcaatttagtgagaccccatctcctaaataaaaaatataaactgctGGGGATGTATCTCTTTGGTAGAGcgctcatgggttcaatcccaagtaacaCCAGCATCCCCTccaaaaatggagaaagagattGAGGATTCTGTCTCTGAACCAGTCTCTCATGGAGCCACAGCACCCTCTGCAGAATTTCAAGCATTCTGTTACaggactacatccccagcccacagaatGTATTTTCAACCTGGCTCCAGAGGAGCTGGGCAGTGTTGGGGGTGGAGCTAGGTGTGGCTGGcccaggagtggggaggggacagCCATATCCAGCCCACCTTCCACACCCCTGTCCAGGAGTGGTGTTTACCCATCTGCTTTATCGAGGGACTACTTGGTGCCATCTACTGCCTCACCATGTCAGCAGAAGGACTCAGAATTGGAcccaaatgctcaataaatggcaAGTGGGACTATCACTTCCAACGGTAAGGCTTAACTTGTATTCGTGACCCCCACTCCCCATCCCCCCATGCCCTTCCCACGTGGGCCAGGAAACCTGGGTGCCACAGAGCTTCAGGAGAATTCCCTCCTGTGGGCCTAACTAGCCCTTTGAAAATCCCATTCAAAGTggggtgcctgtaatcccagtggcttgggaggctgaggcaggaggatcaagagttccaagacaacctcagcaaaagcaaggtgctaagcaactcagtctctaaataaaatacaaaatagggctagggatgtggctcagtggtcgagtgtccctagTTAAATCcccatgaagaaaagaaagaaagaaaataccattAGGTGTGTTCTcaggagatggggtgggggaagggtgcTGTGTTTCCTCCTTGGATCTCTTGACCCTACTCATTCACAGAGATGAATACTTGAGCCACCCTGATGACTGGAATATCTGTGAGGAGCCATCCAATGTGGTGTCCTGGAATGTGACACTCTTCTCCTTGCTGGTGGTTGTCTCCAGCCTGGAGATCCTCCTGATTTTCAGCGGCTATTGCTTCACTTGTATTGCTGTTTCAGATGAACCCAGATCAAATCCATTTTAAAGTcataaaaagttaatttctgttttactataaattactgcgatttccagacttgtttggaattcctgcctgtgccttgaattcacccatgcctggctttccctgaccagataacaaccctctctacgACCTTACTGGCACCTCATAAATCCTGGTTCCTCCTGACCAAATAACAACAATTCTGATGTTggtgttatgctcaaattcgggacccccaaaagaccaccagagaccaagatcaatgtaaacagcaaagaggtgtttattgcaagctaacTCGGTCCTCTgtgcgcacacagcaactggtgacgctgagaggccccgagcccagggtttgcagcagttttatacattctttggagaaggcagggaccgccacatacatcatagtatctcttagcaaatcatcacacaccacgggaaaatcaaataacaactctaaaacatgagtagcacattcactggtgggaacaagttgggtaggggtgattggttactacaagagggaaattcgtttgaactgattggtttaagccaagggggtgttcctgctgaactaagtggtttcccaacaccataaactcctgggagggtcatctggcaacccaagtatttccctgtctcatgctgattggtggctgctagggggttgctatgggtcctcacctagcctgactgagtcagggacacctgtcacagcagatctctcctgttatttgtagataaacaacatagcagggtgggaatgtgcctaggagtgctctgtgcatctttccaaggacaaaggtcatgtcccttccttggacatgcTTTGCCCTGAGGTAGAGGATGGTTTTTCATTGGGATATGAATTACTCCCTATCTTGAACTAACATGCcctgtagatcattaacctactatctgcctttgtaaaTGCTTCTCAAAATCGTGTTAGCTCTACGTTCTTAAGACAcccccttttgcaactttttgtgctataaaaccttaTTCCTGCAAAGCTGGGGGGCTAGTCTCTAGCCCACGTTAGAAGAGACAGCCAACACTTATCAGCTCTTtttgtgtacacaaatacaagcttgctttaattggatttaaaattggagttggtggtcttttctttgtatcAGGGTTTAACAGTTTGAATAATTGTAACAGTGCTCCACTTCTCCATTTTATTAAAACTCTCCTTGTTCTGAGGCttatttttgaaagcaaaaaaaaaaatttttttttccttttctccctcctgcctccctaaCCTGGGGTCAGGGAACAAGATTACCCTGAGTTATCTGTGCTCCACAAGAAGAGGATCTAGGAAATGAATAGCTCCAGGGCACACCTGGAAAGTAGCCTTTTGTCAGGTTGGTGGTggtgacttagaacaaagcagccctcaaggggaaagaaacatcaatcaggcacCAACAGAAATGGTATTCAATCAACAGGATCTCCTGACTAATGCCTTTCAATCATCAGGACCTCCTGGCCAATCCTGAAGTTCAGCCaagctcccctgaccaactctAGCAGGACAAGGGACTccaaaaacaccttttcctgtcccaagcccttcccttcctgcatGAGCCCCATAAAACCCCAGTCCCGTCCAGTGATATACTTAGCCTAGTTCTCTCTTTAGATCAGAAGCCAGATTGTCACAAgttatgaaggattcatttctgttttctgtaaaaatattaggATGTCTGTATGGCCTGGCCATTAGTTGATGTTGTAAAGCtgattggaatgcctgcccatgccctGAACTCACCCAAGCCCGGTTTTCCCTGATCAGATAACAACCCTTTCCTAAACCTTAGTGATATCTCATGaattctggccttccctggccagataatgaccctctctgagtctctaacacctccataaattctgatgtaggggccagcaaaaatgtaaacttgtgttatgctcctcagagttttgttatctgtaatcCTCCTTTGTGTAACATTTTGGGCTATAAAACTGGGCTGCAAGGAAGCTTCTGGGCTGTCCTTGGCTCCCATGATTTTGATGGGAAAGGCAGCCTGGtgggtcgaaataataagcttgctttaatttcattttaattggagtcagtggtgtTTTCTTGTGACGTGGTCTAACACCAGCTCCCATGTGGTttctcagacccttctcctgtccactgTGTGGGTCTGATTGAGTTCTGCCCAGGAAAGATATCAAAAGAAAGCCTCATGGAGGGGggagagttgtggctcagtggcagagcacttgcctggcatgtgtgaggcacagagtttgatcttcagcaccacatataaataaataaaaaataaagatacatcaacaacttaaaatatttttaaaataaaacaaaataaagcctcATTCCacagcctttttaaatctgcctcctttggtctcTGCCCGCCTTTGCCTGATCTTACAACTttgaaaaccttttttaaaagccctctgtttcCCTATGGGCAGAACCCAGCCTCTGGGACActagtcccctgtgtttctcattTCATTGCAAAGTAATAAAACtactttcacttttttctcaaaaccatgtcttcattattaaattggcatgaaTTGGCATTGGTGACAAAGACCCAGCTTTCAGTAACATTACTTTGTCATTTGTGAAGATTACaagaaaaactgaagcaaaatcAGACAGGCAATCAGTAGAAATATGTAAATGGAGTCAGGTCagatctaggaggccaattttgagtcaGGAAGTTAGAGACTGTCCCCTGATGggttgaaatgttaattccttcagagcccttcctccacccttatcaagaacctgcccctgctccaacctgtggcTAAGGTAACCTgacccaggaattgcccctccctacagggagctctAAAGTTGTTGATTAAGGTGTCCTGGGCTCtgccatcctgcccttccccacctctttTCCACCTT contains:
- the LOC114083567 gene encoding transmembrane 4 L6 family member 5-like isoform X2 is translated as MHPRKCARWVGLSLISLSLVCILANALLLVPDGKTWSSDQLSLQVLLMPGFIGGGLMVLCLGIALVREANDYDCPGLLGAIYCLTMSAEGLRIGPKCSINGKWDYHFQRDEYLSHPDDWNICEEPSNVVSWNVTLFSLLVVVSSLEILLIFSGYCFTCIAVSDEPRSNPF
- the LOC114083567 gene encoding transmembrane 4 L6 family member 5-like isoform X1 translates to MHPRKCARWVGLSLISLSLVCILANALLLVPDGKTWSSDQLSLQVLLMPGFIGGGLMVLCLGIALVREANDYDCPEWCLPICFIEGLLGAIYCLTMSAEGLRIGPKCSINGKWDYHFQRDEYLSHPDDWNICEEPSNVVSWNVTLFSLLVVVSSLEILLIFSGYCFTCIAVSDEPRSNPF